Proteins encoded within one genomic window of Neodiprion fabricii isolate iyNeoFabr1 chromosome 6, iyNeoFabr1.1, whole genome shotgun sequence:
- the LOC124185730 gene encoding uncharacterized protein LOC124185730, producing MAVSKAYYGISGASYVSGNAYYGFVPQNNVNPEPGNCSSSCWDVNMKDTTSGNCHGAMETDDEGRAADLVNNYCVIPEALRGVNPAVYTSDDHDHPVSRPGAFGQDRQQACQDAALRYNRKRNNNGELMLADPDQFKRLRKGSGNCCTYHGRTYAKDCGLAEMRCKSARLCINGELKYREQQELMATVNSCFHAAGNHGKLVNHDSKKCNNPLNGNSKLKYCHDDAEYERMLLETHGCSVYHHQRFQSQSGIEEAEF from the exons ATGGCCGTTAGCAAGGCGTATTATGGCATCAGCGGTGCATCTTACGTATCGGGTAATGCGTACTACGGTTTTGTGCCGCAAAATAACGTGAACCCGGAGCCGGGTAATTGTAGTAGTAGCTGCTGGGACGTGAATATGAAAGATACGACGAGCGGAAACTGCCACGGTGCAATGGAAACCGACGACGAAGGCCGTGCCGCTGATCTCGTAAATAACTATTGCGTGATTCCAGAGGCTTTGCGCGGGGTTAATCCGGCTGTTTATACTTCGGACGATCACGATCATCCGGTATCGAGACCCGGCGCTTTCGGCCAGGACCGACAGCAAGCGTGTCAGGATGCCGCGCTCCGATACAACCGGAAACGCAACAATAACGGAGAGCTGATGCTCGCTGACCCGGATCAGTTCAAAAGATTACGGAaag GTAGTGGTAACTGCTGCACTTACCATGGTAGAACGTACGCCAAAGACTGTGGATTGGCCGAGATGCGTTGTAAATCGGCACGACTGTGCATAAATGGTGAATTGAAATATCGTGAGCAACAGGAATTAATGGCTACGGTTAATAGCTGTTTCCACGCAGCAGGTAACCATGGTAAATTAGTTAATCACGatagtaaaaaatgtaacaatcCATTGAATggtaattcaaaattgaaatactgcCACGATGACGCCGAGTACGAGAGAATGTTGTTAGAAACACATGGGTGCTCGGTGTATCATCATCAACGATTTCAATCACAAAGTGGAATTGAAGAAGCagaattttag